Sequence from the Candidatus Neomarinimicrobiota bacterium genome:
CGATAACCGCTGCTGCCCGGAGAAGGCCGTCAACGCCGCCCGGGAACTGTGCGCAAGCCTCGGTATGCCGCACCATCTGCTGGACTTCCAGGATGTTTTCCGCACCGCAGTGGTGGACGACTTCATTACTGAATACCTCCAAGGCCGCACCCCCAATCCGTGTGTACGCTGCAACCGCTACGTCAAGTGGGCGGCCCTCCTCGCCCAGGCGGATCAACTGGGCGCCGACCTGATCGCCACCGGCCACTACGCCCGCATCGAAACCGGCCCCGACGGCCAACCACAACTCCTCAAAGGAGTGGACAGCGCCAAGGAACAATCCTATTTCCTCTGGGGAATCCCCAGACAAGCCCTGGCCCGCACCCTGCTGCCCCTGGGCACCATGACCAAAGTCCAGGCCCGCCGCATCGCCCGCGATCACCGCCTGGCCACCGCTCAGGCCCCCGAAAGCCAGGAAATCTGCTTCCTGCCCGACAACGACTACCGCCGCTTCCTGCAGGAACAGGCTATGGACCAACTGGCCAAAGTGAGTGAAGGTGAAATCATGGACGAAGCCGGTCGGGTGCTGGGCCGACACCGCGGCTACGTCTACTACACTATCGGCCAGCGCCGCGGGCTGGGCATCGCCCACAAAGAACCCCTGTATGTGAAATCAATGGATCCCGCCACCAACCGCATCACCGTCGCCACCCGCCCGGCTCTTTTCCAGTCCGCCTGCGAGGTCGAACAGCTGAATTGGCTGGTGGATCCCCTGGCCACTCCCCGGCTGGTCCAGGCCCGCCTGCGCTACAACTCCCCCGCGGCCCCGGCCAAACTCACCCCCCAAGGCACTACCGCCCGACTGGTGTTCGATGAACCCCAACTGGCCATCACCCCCGGACAGTCGGCGGCCTTCTACGACGGAGAAATCCTCATAGGCGGCGGTATTATCAGCCGAGCACTCGACGCATGAACCCGTCCTGCAAGCTAGCCGCCGTCATTCTGGCCGCCGGTAAAGGTAAACGGATGAACTCGGACCTGCCGAAAGTCCTGCACGAGGTTGGCGGGCGGCCGATGATCCAATGGGTGGTGGCCACCGCCCAGGAGCTAGGGGCTGATCCCATCGTGCTGGTGGTGGGGCATGGATACCAGCAGGTTAAGGCGGCTCTGAAAGGCGCCAACGTATCCTATGCTATCCAGCATGAACAGCTGGGCACTGCCCACGCCGTGGAACAGACCCGCCCCATGCTGGCCGATTTCGAGGGAAGTATTGTGGTGCTCTCCGGCGACGTCCCCGGGGTCTCGCCCCGGACTATCCGCGATCTCTGCCAGCGGCATCAAGGCTCCAACGCCAAAGCCACCATGCTCACCGCCGAGCTCGACGATCCCACCGGCTATGGACGGGTCCTTAAAGACGGCGATGGTAACCTGCTGCGGGTAGTCGAAGAGAAAGATGCCACCGACGAGGAGCGCACCATTCAGGAAGTCAATGGCGGCATCTATGTCTTCGATACCCAGGCACTATTTGCCACCCTTCCCCGCGTCAAAAACCATAATAAACAAAATGAGTATTATCTGCCGGATGTTTTGTATATTCTCAAGGAACAAAACCAGATCGTTGCGGTTGAAAAAGCAAAAGATTTTAAAGAAATTCTGGGTGTTAATACCAGGGAAGCACTAAGGAAAGTTCATGCAGAGGTCTTCATTTAATCGCTGGCTGCTGGTTTACCCGGTGGTGCTGTGTCTTACCTCAAGCCTCTTTGGGCAACTCAAGTCCGACCTGCCTCAGACCACTTCGGCATCTCAGCTCAAATCTATCGCCAGCCCTTCGTGGCTTGATCCACAGCGCTTTAGCATGTCCCACAGCTTCTCCATCTCGCTCATGTCGGGTACCGGCCTGCCGTCAGGTACCTCCAGTCTGAGTGTCTATACTGACCAGATGCGGTACCTTATTACCAACAATCTTCTATTGAGCAGCCAGATTCATCTGGTCCAGCCCGGTATTATGAGTTCAACTATGCCCGCTGCGAATAACCTGCTGCTGTATTATCAAGCGGGTATGGACTGGTGGCTCTCGGATAAGTTTAATATCCATCTGGGGATTTCAAACCTACCCCCTCTGAGACGCTATTCCCCCTGGTATCGTCCCATGTATGTACCATTTCAAAGATACCAGGCACCGGATCACTCTGAGATAATGGACAACTAGGAGTTGGCCCCTACGCGACGCCAGCGGCGCCCCTCGACCAGCTCTCGCTATACCGCCTCCCACCTCCACCGATCCCGGAGCAAGCACAGGCTTGATTTCCAGCATTGGCTATTCAATCTAACCTTGATTGCCATGGGGCTGCTTGTGGTGGGATTCATCATCTCCGCCTTAACCACCCGCTCCGGAGTTGAAATCACGGTCACCGGTGATGACCTGGCCGACCACACCAGATTACTTACAGTTCCACCCGGCACGACGAGCAAAGGGAAGCCTGAATCGGAACTGGGCGACAACCGGATCGAAGTCGAGGTGCTAAATGGCTGCGGCAACCCGGGCCTGGCCAACAAATTTACCGACTACCTGCGGAACCACGGCTACGACGTGATCCGATTCACTAATGCCCAACGCTATGACTACCCCCGAACCCTGGTGGTCAATCGGGGGACAGACTTTACTCGGGCCAACCTTGTAGCCCACACCCTCGGCGTCGAATCCAACGCTGTGGAAAATATGCCTGATCCCTCCCTCCAACTTGACGTGACGATTATCCTCGGCCAGGACTATTCCACTTTAACCTCTTATCGGGAAATGATGTCATCCAGACGCTAACTACCACTTATACCTCCAGGCTCCATACTACCCCCCATCCTCATGCCAGCAAAGCGTGATCGCCGTCCGAATCGTGCGCTAACCCCCTCGGACTTGGCCTTTCGGTCAGCCGACTTAATGCTGGACAAAAAGGCCAAAGAAATTATCATTATGGACCTGAGAGAGCTCACCTCCGTTACCGATTTCTTCGTACTTTGCACGGGAGAATCGGATGTGCAAGTCAAGGCTATAGTGGACCATTTACATGAAACCCTTGACGCCGAAGATACGAAGCCTTCCCATATCGAAGGCTACGATCAACTGTCCTGGGTTCTGATTGATTATATCGATGTTGTAGCCCATATTTTCCTCCCCGAAGTGCGGGATTATTATGGCCTGGAGCGATTATGGGCGGACGCGAAAATCTCTGAAGTCAGCGATTCCGGCGCATGATTGAACAGTTGCGCACCCAGCTAGCCGCCGCCCTCAAAAACCTGGGGATGGAGCTCGATAACATCCAGCTCGATCGACCGAAACAATCCGCTTACGGTGATCTGGCCACCAACGCCCCACTTGTATATGCCAAGAAGGCTGGTAAAACACCACTCGCCGTCGCCAAAGAACTCAAGGCTCGCCTTTCGCTGGATACCGAAGTCGTCACTGGGGTCGAGGTAGCCCCACCTGGGTTTTTGAATTTCACCCTGGCGGATGACTACCTCCGCCGGCACCTCCGCATCATACTGCAGCAGGGACAGGATTACGGCAAGTCCGCCCTCGGCGCTGGGAAAAGGGCCCTGGTGGAATTTGTCAGCGCCAATCCTACTGGGCCCTTGACCGTGGGTCACGGCCGGGGCGCTATCCTGGGGGATATTGTGAGCAATATCCTGGCCTGGAACGGCTACCAGGTGGAACGAGAATACTACTACAACGATGCCGGGCGGCAGATGCGCCTGCTGGGTGAATCGGTGCTGGCTCGGTACAGAGAACTCCTGGGTATGGAGGCCAAATTCCCGGAAGAAGGGTATGAGGGCAATTATATTCGCGATATCGCTCAGTCCCTGGTGGAACGGGACCGGGATGCCCTGGCAGACGAAGATATATCCTCCTTCACTGGCATGGCCGAAGAGGCTATCTTCCAGGACATTAAAACTACTCTGAACCAACTGGGAGTGGTTTTTGACAATTACTTCAATGAGTACAGCCTCTATGAATCAGGGGCCTTGGACACAACCATTGCGGCCCTTGAAAGGAAAGGTTTCATCTATCGGAAAGAGGGCGCCACCTGGCTTAAAGCCACCGAACTGAGTCGCGACAGTGACCGCGTGCTCGTTAAAAGTACCGGCGAGCCCACTTACCGCCTCCCCGATATCGCCTATCACGCCGACAAGCTCGAACGGGGGTACGGCCTGATTGTGGACGTCTTCGGCGCCGATCACCAGGATACCTATCCCGACGTCCTGGCCGGAGTAAAGGGACTGGGATACAACACCGGCAATATCCGCGTCCTCATTCACCAATTCGTCACCCTCACGCAGGGGGGCCAACAGGTAAAGATGTCCACTCGCAAAGCCACCTTTGTCACCCTGGATGAACTGCTCGCCGAGGTGGGCCGGGACGTAGTGCGCTACTTCTTCATCATGCGCGGCATGGGGTCCCACCTCCAGTTCGACCTGGACCTGGCACGCAAATCTTCCGACGAGAACCCCGTCTACTACCTGCAGTACGCCCACGCCCGGATGGTGAACATCGGCAAACGGGCCGAGGCCTTCGGCTACGAGCTGGACCTGGAGCAGGCCCCGCTGGAGCTGTTGGCCCTCCCCGAGGCCCGGACGTTGATGGTCCTGCTATGGTGGTTCCCGGAGGTGATCCGGCAGGTGTATGAATCGCTGGAACCGCAGATGGTGGCCAACTTCCTCCAGGAACTGGCAACAGCCTACCACCGCTACTATACCGTGGCCCGGGTGGTCACCGATGACAAGGAGCTCAGCGCCGCCCGCCTGGTGATCACCGAGGCCTGCCGTCAAACCCTCGCCAACGGTCTGGCCATCCTGGGCGTTACGGCCCCGGAACGGATGTAACGAATCCCTCTGCCGCATCTTCCTCCCCTTGGGCTCCCAGGTATCGGATTCGGTAGTCCCGTGCACTAAACACAGAGACCAAAAGAATAATCCCTAAGAGAGGCCCTTATCCGTAGCGGCTGAGATAGGCTAATCAGCCGGACATTACACTATCGCTATCCGGTGTGATCCTGTCACCAGTCAAGTTCTAGCGCCGCAGCCAGGAACGCCATCAGCGGCGACATGGCCTGATAGACACCCGTGACGTAGTCGATAAAACCGGGTGAAGTGACCTGTTTAATAGTGGGGCTGGTGCCCACCACGAGGCTCTTAAGGCGTAAGTCGTCGGCGAAGGGGTGATCGGGATCGAAGTCCCGGGGGACCCGCTTCAGCTGCTCTCCGTCCAGGCTAACGAAGCGCTCCCGGAAGCCGGGATCGTTCACCACCCGGCCCCATGCTTCCCGGTGGCTGTCAATCCGCTGACGAATGAGATTGAGGATCGGTGTCGGTGGCAGCCAGATCCCACCGCCGACCACGTTCTCTTCGGGGTCCAGATGCAGATAAAAGCCGATGGTATGGACTCCCTCGCCAACGCTGTGCCGGAAATGGCAGGCGGCATGGGTCTTATAGGGTGATTTGTCCCTGGAAAAGCGGGTATCCCGGTAGATGCGGAACATGGAACCGCCGACAGGTCGAGGGTCCGCAGTGATGTACTTCGATATTTTAGATAACGGCTCCTGCATCATCACGATGAAATCCAGCATAGGATTACGTACATCGGTGATGTAGCGCTCCTTGTTAGCGTTGAACCACTGGCGGTTGTTGTTCGCGCTTAGTTCCCGCAGGAATGAATATAATCTGGGCGTGAAGGGCGATTTCGTATCCGTCACCGTCGCATTCCTCTTGATCCCCTTCCTTTTATACGAGGATAGTGTACAGCTTATCCGGGAATAAACGGAATGCAAAAACGCCCCGCTGTCGGGGCGTTTACTGGTGGAGGCGGGGGGAGTCGAACCCCCGTCCGAAAAGGGGACCCAAATGGTCTCTACGTGCGTAGACCGTTGGCAATTCTCGCCGCTGCCTGGTCAACGGTCAACCGCGGAAGCGGCCAGCCTGATTTTTCTTACCCCGGCCCCTCAGGCAAAGGTCAGGGCCAGTCTGCAAAAACGACGCTGACACCTGAGAAGGCAGACACTTCTCAGGGCAACGGGCTAACGCTGTTTAGGCGTATGCCATGCCGTAGTTATCGGCATTTATGGTGTTGACCGGATGGTTTACGAGGTTACCGGACCTCCTCGGCACGCTGCCACTTGCACCCTCCAATCCGTCGATACCGTTTCGCCCCCATGTCAAAAAACATCGCCAAGCTCACCAACAGAGGTGACTTTGCTCTATGGATAATATAATTTGGCTACACGCTAATCCCAAGATTTACAGTAATTCACTCAACCCATATCGGAAATAGCTGCAGGACCTTTAAATGAGCAAGATCACCTCAGAAACGCTGCCTCAATTCCAAAAGTTCCTCTCAGAGCGCGGTCTGGATGCCTGGCTGCTGTACGATTTCCATGACCTCAATCCCTTCGCCCGCCAGTTCCTGCCCCTGGAGGAAGGCGTTTTCACCCGCCGCTGGTGTTATCTCCTGCCGGCCCGGGGCACACCCACGGTGCTGGTCCACCGGATAGAAGAGAACTACTTCGAGGGTCTGACGGGAAACCTCGTCCTCTACAGCGGCTGGCAGGAATTCGAGAATGTGGTCGCGGAACTCCTTGCCGGTCATCGGCGGGTGGCCATGGAATACTCGCCCGGGTGCGCCCTGCCATACGTGAGCAAAATCGATGCCGGAACAATGGAGCTGATCCGCCGCACGGGTGTAGAGGTGCTGTCATCCGGTGACATCATCCAGTATTTCCATTCCCGCTGGACTGCTCAGGGATATGCCCGCCACAAGGCCACAGTACCGATCATGCACCGGATCCGGGAGCAGGCGTTTGCAGCGATCGCGGAAGCCGTCAGGCCGGGGCGTTCGATCAACGAATATACCATCCAGCAACAGATAGCGGCCGAATTCGCCAACACTGGCCTTATCAGCGACGCTCCCCCCATTGTGGCCGTCGATGCCCATGCCGCCATGCCCCACTACGCTCCCACCGAAAACAGCCATGCCCCCATCGAAAAAAGCAACCTGGTGCTCATCGATATGTGGGCCAAGCAGGCTGATGATCCCGAAGCTACCTACGTCGACATCACCTGGACCGGTTACGCGGGTAAGAATGTGCCGGATCAAATCGCCCGCATCTTCGATATTGTGAAACGAGCCCGCGATACCGCCGTCAGTTTCATCGCCGAGCGCCTGACGTCCGGCCAGCCCGTGGCGGGCATGGAGGT
This genomic interval carries:
- the mnmA gene encoding tRNA 2-thiouridine(34) synthase MnmA — translated: MPKRVLVALSGGVDSSVALLKVLEACYEAVGVTMQLWAYRDTNGNQPADNRCCPEKAVNAARELCASLGMPHHLLDFQDVFRTAVVDDFITEYLQGRTPNPCVRCNRYVKWAALLAQADQLGADLIATGHYARIETGPDGQPQLLKGVDSAKEQSYFLWGIPRQALARTLLPLGTMTKVQARRIARDHRLATAQAPESQEICFLPDNDYRRFLQEQAMDQLAKVSEGEIMDEAGRVLGRHRGYVYYTIGQRRGLGIAHKEPLYVKSMDPATNRITVATRPALFQSACEVEQLNWLVDPLATPRLVQARLRYNSPAAPAKLTPQGTTARLVFDEPQLAITPGQSAAFYDGEILIGGGIISRALDA
- a CDS encoding NTP transferase domain-containing protein, translated to MNPSCKLAAVILAAGKGKRMNSDLPKVLHEVGGRPMIQWVVATAQELGADPIVLVVGHGYQQVKAALKGANVSYAIQHEQLGTAHAVEQTRPMLADFEGSIVVLSGDVPGVSPRTIRDLCQRHQGSNAKATMLTAELDDPTGYGRVLKDGDGNLLRVVEEKDATDEERTIQEVNGGIYVFDTQALFATLPRVKNHNKQNEYYLPDVLYILKEQNQIVAVEKAKDFKEILGVNTREALRKVHAEVFI
- a CDS encoding LytR C-terminal domain-containing protein, which produces MAPTRRQRRPSTSSRYTASHLHRSRSKHRLDFQHWLFNLTLIAMGLLVVGFIISALTTRSGVEITVTGDDLADHTRLLTVPPGTTSKGKPESELGDNRIEVEVLNGCGNPGLANKFTDYLRNHGYDVIRFTNAQRYDYPRTLVVNRGTDFTRANLVAHTLGVESNAVENMPDPSLQLDVTIILGQDYSTLTSYREMMSSRR
- the rsfS gene encoding ribosome silencing factor, whose translation is MLDKKAKEIIIMDLRELTSVTDFFVLCTGESDVQVKAIVDHLHETLDAEDTKPSHIEGYDQLSWVLIDYIDVVAHIFLPEVRDYYGLERLWADAKISEVSDSGA
- the argS gene encoding arginine--tRNA ligase codes for the protein MIEQLRTQLAAALKNLGMELDNIQLDRPKQSAYGDLATNAPLVYAKKAGKTPLAVAKELKARLSLDTEVVTGVEVAPPGFLNFTLADDYLRRHLRIILQQGQDYGKSALGAGKRALVEFVSANPTGPLTVGHGRGAILGDIVSNILAWNGYQVEREYYYNDAGRQMRLLGESVLARYRELLGMEAKFPEEGYEGNYIRDIAQSLVERDRDALADEDISSFTGMAEEAIFQDIKTTLNQLGVVFDNYFNEYSLYESGALDTTIAALERKGFIYRKEGATWLKATELSRDSDRVLVKSTGEPTYRLPDIAYHADKLERGYGLIVDVFGADHQDTYPDVLAGVKGLGYNTGNIRVLIHQFVTLTQGGQQVKMSTRKATFVTLDELLAEVGRDVVRYFFIMRGMGSHLQFDLDLARKSSDENPVYYLQYAHARMVNIGKRAEAFGYELDLEQAPLELLALPEARTLMVLLWWFPEVIRQVYESLEPQMVANFLQELATAYHRYYTVARVVTDDKELSAARLVITEACRQTLANGLAILGVTAPERM
- a CDS encoding DUF2461 domain-containing protein, whose product is MTDTKSPFTPRLYSFLRELSANNNRQWFNANKERYITDVRNPMLDFIVMMQEPLSKISKYITADPRPVGGSMFRIYRDTRFSRDKSPYKTHAACHFRHSVGEGVHTIGFYLHLDPEENVVGGGIWLPPTPILNLIRQRIDSHREAWGRVVNDPGFRERFVSLDGEQLKRVPRDFDPDHPFADDLRLKSLVVGTSPTIKQVTSPGFIDYVTGVYQAMSPLMAFLAAALELDW
- a CDS encoding M24 family metallopeptidase, producing MSKITSETLPQFQKFLSERGLDAWLLYDFHDLNPFARQFLPLEEGVFTRRWCYLLPARGTPTVLVHRIEENYFEGLTGNLVLYSGWQEFENVVAELLAGHRRVAMEYSPGCALPYVSKIDAGTMELIRRTGVEVLSSGDIIQYFHSRWTAQGYARHKATVPIMHRIREQAFAAIAEAVRPGRSINEYTIQQQIAAEFANTGLISDAPPIVAVDAHAAMPHYAPTENSHAPIEKSNLVLIDMWAKQADDPEATYVDITWTGYAGKNVPDQIARIFDIVKRARDTAVSFIAERLTSGQPVAGMEVDQACRRVITEAGYGPYFTHRTGHSIDTEVHGAGVNIDALEMRDDRQLIPGVGFSIEPGIYLPGEFGIRSEIDAYINESGVEVTTAPSQEEVLPLLALF